The following coding sequences lie in one Paenibacillus durus ATCC 35681 genomic window:
- a CDS encoding S-layer homology domain-containing protein has translation MKKTSVLLIMCLIVAILAPTFSQANAASPVLFSDISPKHWAQKEISRLKEQQLIGGYRDGTFRPDKPITRGEAVKLIVRASHIAVDANANADSQQAPPDVPRTYWAYPYIQAAMKHGLITGYLDGSFRPGDTLTRADSAVLIARAFKLDSPGTDAASRVSDIGGHWAAPSISKLIASGIAVGDEYGRFQPSKKVTRVEFTAMLARALYKELRIGASGSPEESAQPSASPSAANSADVSAGGTAEAGSGSPAGAGGGAPIGGGGAAPAPSPSPLPSAPPEPVTGAPAPEPEPQPAPAPEPTPAPGKAPVLQEISGLKSFSDDTRLSFTWINPSYPDFKSVNIYKGGTLKATTTDGFYQEAGLLPGSVYKYVLKTVNMSGLESSGTELQVTMAPASLPSPPSALSATASDGAALLHWTENDESGIIGYNVYLDGHQYNTDTVTDATYTLDGLNNGQNYSLYVTAVNDNELESEPSVTVNVTPQAVDSSALAEISQASAVDDGKSVTLTWNNPASPDFDHVDIYLKGVLIGSSSSGSYKANGLLGETDYSFTLRTVDRSGNVSQGISLSIRTKDITPPAAPAQVSAAGGPSKVSVSWEADTESDLAGYNVYVNGQQINTEPLIQNFYVASGLDFGTNYNIQVEAVDTSRNRSPLSSTASASPTHYLIDLTRWGIYNDGTHPVETVKGINQALAWAHQNGITATMLPSGTYLIDKDSRISMVGNMLFDLPMDAILQKETNGKERYDVMYVGYGASNVTLRGGTYLGDKLTHDYSQREPYNSGTHEGGYGIFVEGAANTTIDGVKATNFTGDGLVLGGYGTMFKDLYAASFVSGGIDGSGQPRSDSTKIRTKEAIYFTNPIFKTERTFEISNLINLPGGFNVYFYRADGSFIMSQLATARQTLTIPGGGAYFHLVFNKASSAGAYLESWNRVVCQNTVVRNSEFAFNRRQGITVGGANNAQIINNSLHDMKGTAPQSGIDVEGGFGQNGSLNTNIYIRNNDFYNNAAYDVILYDGHDVTVEGNHLASKGVIGLAVSDSFRNAMAVNNHFDGSRIVAYHDATFLNNRLNDSYTYFAGPNIKIDGMEITDGTLSVSARTTNGVKVSNVNINITKNVDAGFALYGKGIEVSNVTITGKGALASFKGSTTESSVFNNVKVLGFNSAYNMTLPQGTYTNSVFQAADGSRFGQTIVANGKYSFDNCTFTSNTTGNAALIASHANLDLKITNSTFNVKGDAPAITVETANKIVLDNNTVTAMNLTRTVTELIKINDYWKRNDPADVLNAAITRNTITSNIAAVGISTIYAGVGAPPYTVTNNILNKAVLALKSNDVQSGNIQR, from the coding sequence ATGAAGAAGACATCAGTTCTCCTCATTATGTGTCTTATCGTCGCGATCCTGGCACCGACGTTTTCCCAAGCGAACGCAGCGAGTCCGGTGCTATTCTCCGATATTTCGCCCAAGCATTGGGCCCAGAAAGAAATATCGCGGCTAAAAGAGCAGCAGCTTATCGGAGGCTATCGTGACGGAACCTTTCGTCCAGACAAGCCGATTACCCGGGGGGAAGCCGTAAAGCTGATTGTACGGGCAAGCCATATCGCGGTTGACGCGAATGCGAATGCGGATTCGCAGCAGGCTCCTCCCGACGTGCCCCGGACGTATTGGGCTTATCCTTACATCCAGGCTGCGATGAAGCATGGTCTCATTACCGGATATTTAGACGGGTCATTCCGCCCCGGGGATACGCTGACCCGGGCTGACAGCGCCGTTCTGATCGCGCGCGCCTTTAAACTGGACAGCCCGGGCACAGACGCCGCCAGCCGCGTTTCGGATATCGGCGGCCACTGGGCCGCTCCGTCCATTTCCAAGCTAATCGCCAGCGGCATTGCGGTCGGAGACGAGTACGGCAGGTTTCAGCCGTCCAAGAAGGTGACCCGCGTCGAATTTACCGCCATGCTCGCGAGAGCGCTCTACAAGGAGCTGCGGATCGGCGCCTCAGGCTCGCCGGAGGAATCGGCGCAGCCATCGGCCAGCCCGTCCGCAGCGAATTCAGCGGACGTCTCCGCAGGCGGTACGGCGGAAGCGGGTTCCGGCTCTCCCGCCGGCGCTGGAGGCGGGGCGCCGATCGGCGGCGGCGGGGCTGCGCCTGCTCCTTCTCCATCGCCGCTGCCTTCCGCCCCGCCCGAGCCGGTCACAGGTGCTCCTGCTCCTGAACCGGAGCCCCAGCCGGCTCCCGCTCCCGAGCCGACTCCCGCTCCGGGCAAAGCGCCCGTCCTGCAGGAAATTTCCGGCCTGAAATCGTTCAGCGATGATACCCGGCTGTCGTTTACCTGGATCAATCCGTCCTATCCGGACTTCAAGTCGGTAAACATTTACAAGGGAGGAACCCTAAAGGCAACCACAACCGACGGGTTCTATCAGGAAGCCGGTCTTCTTCCAGGCTCGGTCTACAAGTATGTATTAAAAACCGTAAATATGTCCGGCCTTGAATCCAGCGGCACAGAGCTGCAAGTGACCATGGCTCCCGCCAGCCTCCCGTCTCCTCCGTCCGCACTGTCCGCTACCGCTTCGGACGGCGCTGCGCTGCTGCATTGGACAGAGAATGACGAGAGCGGCATCATCGGCTACAATGTCTATCTGGACGGCCACCAATACAATACGGATACGGTAACTGACGCCACTTACACGCTGGATGGCCTGAACAACGGCCAGAATTATAGTCTGTATGTGACCGCCGTAAACGACAATGAGCTTGAATCGGAGCCATCGGTTACGGTTAATGTCACCCCGCAGGCCGTGGACAGCTCGGCGCTTGCCGAAATCAGCCAGGCGAGCGCTGTCGATGATGGCAAATCCGTAACATTGACCTGGAATAATCCAGCTTCTCCCGATTTTGACCATGTTGATATTTACCTAAAAGGCGTGCTGATCGGCTCTTCATCTAGCGGAAGCTACAAAGCAAACGGACTATTAGGGGAAACGGACTACTCCTTCACTCTCCGAACGGTGGACAGAAGCGGCAATGTATCTCAAGGCATTTCCCTTTCCATCCGAACTAAGGATATTACCCCGCCGGCAGCACCTGCACAGGTGTCCGCAGCGGGCGGTCCAAGCAAAGTTTCGGTCTCATGGGAGGCCGATACGGAGAGCGACTTGGCCGGGTACAATGTGTATGTTAACGGACAACAAATCAATACGGAGCCTCTCATTCAGAATTTTTACGTGGCTTCAGGCCTTGATTTCGGCACAAACTACAACATCCAAGTGGAGGCCGTAGACACTAGCAGAAACCGCTCGCCCTTAAGCAGCACCGCGTCGGCATCGCCCACACATTATTTGATTGATCTGACCCGGTGGGGAATCTATAACGATGGAACCCATCCGGTGGAAACCGTTAAAGGCATTAATCAGGCGCTGGCCTGGGCGCATCAGAATGGCATTACGGCAACAATGCTTCCATCCGGAACGTATCTGATCGACAAGGACAGCCGGATCTCCATGGTTGGCAATATGCTGTTTGACCTGCCGATGGATGCCATCCTTCAGAAAGAAACCAACGGCAAGGAAAGATACGATGTCATGTATGTCGGGTACGGCGCGAGCAATGTAACGCTTCGCGGCGGAACTTATCTTGGCGACAAGCTGACTCATGACTATTCCCAGAGGGAACCTTATAATTCAGGAACTCACGAAGGCGGGTACGGTATCTTCGTCGAAGGCGCGGCGAATACAACGATTGATGGAGTTAAAGCGACGAATTTCACTGGAGACGGCCTGGTGCTTGGAGGCTACGGAACGATGTTTAAAGATCTGTATGCCGCCAGCTTCGTGTCGGGAGGAATCGATGGCAGCGGTCAACCGCGGAGCGATAGCACAAAAATCCGGACCAAAGAAGCCATCTATTTCACCAATCCCATCTTTAAGACGGAGCGGACCTTTGAAATCTCCAATTTAATCAACCTGCCTGGCGGCTTTAACGTTTATTTCTATCGTGCGGACGGATCTTTCATTATGAGCCAGCTGGCAACAGCCAGACAGACCCTGACCATACCCGGCGGCGGCGCCTACTTTCATCTTGTGTTCAACAAAGCCTCGTCGGCGGGGGCTTACCTGGAATCCTGGAACCGGGTCGTCTGCCAGAATACGGTCGTTAGGAACTCCGAGTTCGCATTCAACCGCAGGCAAGGGATTACGGTAGGCGGCGCCAACAATGCGCAGATTATTAATAACAGCCTGCATGATATGAAAGGAACAGCCCCTCAATCGGGGATCGACGTCGAAGGGGGATTCGGTCAGAACGGCAGCCTGAACACCAATATTTATATCAGGAACAATGATTTCTATAACAATGCAGCCTATGATGTCATTCTGTACGACGGACATGATGTCACCGTTGAAGGCAATCATCTTGCTTCCAAGGGAGTTATCGGGCTTGCCGTCTCCGATTCGTTCAGAAATGCCATGGCCGTAAACAACCATTTTGACGGAAGCCGGATTGTCGCTTATCACGACGCCACATTTTTAAATAACCGGTTGAATGATTCCTACACCTACTTTGCAGGGCCGAACATTAAAATCGATGGAATGGAGATCACCGACGGCACACTGTCTGTCAGCGCCAGAACGACGAATGGAGTCAAAGTCTCCAATGTCAATATCAACATTACGAAGAACGTGGATGCGGGCTTTGCTCTCTATGGAAAAGGCATTGAAGTTTCCAATGTTACGATTACGGGAAAAGGAGCGCTCGCCAGCTTTAAGGGAAGCACCACGGAGAGCAGCGTGTTCAACAATGTCAAAGTGCTGGGCTTTAACTCTGCCTATAACATGACTTTGCCGCAAGGCACTTACACGAACTCCGTATTTCAAGCGGCGGACGGCAGCAGATTCGGTCAGACGATTGTCGCGAATGGCAAATACAGCTTCGACAATTGTACCTTCACGTCCAACACCACAGGGAACGCGGCACTTATCGCAAGCCATGCCAATCTGGATCTGAAGATCACGAACTCAACGTTCAATGTTAAAGGGGATGCGCCAGCAATTACGGTTGAAACGGCCAATAAAATCGTTCTGGACAACAACACGGTCACCGCCATGAACCTCACGCGCACCGTCACAGAGCTTATCAAGATTAATGATTACTGGAAAAGAAATGATCCGGCCGATGTCTTAAATGCGGCGATTACCCGGAATACGATCACATCCAATATCGCCGCCGTCGGCATTTCCACGATCTATGCGGGGGTAGGAGCGCCTCCCTATACCGTGACGAATAACATCCTTAACAAAGCTGTGCTTGCTCTTAAGAGCAATGATGTGCAGAGCGGAAATATTCAGCGGTAA
- a CDS encoding right-handed parallel beta-helix repeat-containing protein produces MHKHLRKFILPLTVVLIGLLPLEIYGQDSPNPPDGTINLAKWNIYNDGTHPVETTKGINEALRSLHNNGVKAATLPSGTYLIDKDSRINMVSDMTFIMPDDAVLQKEANGKERYETMFLGYGVNNVTLQGGTYSGDKQQHDFSKKDNPHSAGTHENGYGILVEGASNVVIDGVKTINFTGDGMAIGGVGKLIKDLYEGGFVSGALDAKGNAVSDKHKIRTKTPIPLTAPILQSEKVFEISNVQKLPPFFEVYFYQKNGKLIKKISAKVRDQLAIPAGAAYFHLVFNKASSKGGYLEVWNRVVSRNITVRNSESAFNRRQGITVGGADNVLIFGNLLHDIKGTAPQSGIDVEGGYGENGYLNTNITIKNNQFYNNAVYDVILYDGRNAWVDGNHFASKEAIGLAVSPPFTNAWVSDNHFDGARIYAYHDVTLRNNELNDSITYFEGPNIVIDGMEITNGTLALSAKDAYGIKVSNVNINITKKVEAGLSISKNPLRLSNVTITGEPALRSLTGNTVSGSVFDHLKIIRYNSDYGLSLPPGTYKDCQFEASEEGKFGTLSAALAGDYLFDGCTFKGNVQGAGLLYAENKQLNLTVKNSTFELPGGSAQAVSIQAARSAVVENNVVNANNLASSSAELIKINDYWKRNDPYDVLSAVIRKNKITTNLPAKGISTEYAGVGAPPYTIEGNILVKAKLSLKANDRFNNNILQ; encoded by the coding sequence ATGCACAAGCATTTGCGGAAGTTCATTCTGCCATTAACCGTTGTGCTGATCGGATTGCTGCCGCTGGAGATCTATGGCCAGGATTCCCCGAACCCGCCGGATGGGACGATTAATTTAGCCAAATGGAATATCTACAATGACGGAACTCATCCCGTGGAAACGACCAAAGGCATTAATGAAGCGCTAAGAAGCCTGCATAACAACGGGGTTAAAGCGGCGACACTGCCGTCCGGAACGTACTTAATCGATAAGGACAGCCGGATCAACATGGTCAGCGATATGACGTTTATCATGCCGGATGACGCGGTGCTGCAAAAGGAAGCGAACGGAAAAGAACGGTACGAGACGATGTTCTTGGGCTACGGGGTTAACAATGTAACGCTGCAGGGCGGAACTTACAGCGGCGATAAGCAGCAGCATGATTTCTCTAAAAAAGACAATCCCCACAGCGCGGGCACGCATGAGAACGGTTACGGTATTTTGGTTGAGGGTGCGTCAAATGTTGTGATCGATGGCGTCAAGACTATTAATTTTACCGGAGACGGGATGGCGATTGGCGGCGTTGGTAAATTGATTAAGGACCTGTATGAGGGAGGGTTTGTTTCCGGAGCGCTGGATGCAAAAGGAAATGCAGTGAGCGATAAGCACAAAATCCGCACCAAAACGCCGATTCCGCTTACCGCGCCGATTCTTCAATCAGAGAAGGTCTTTGAAATTTCCAATGTCCAAAAGCTGCCGCCTTTCTTCGAGGTCTATTTCTACCAAAAGAACGGGAAGTTGATCAAGAAGATATCGGCCAAGGTCCGGGATCAACTGGCAATTCCAGCCGGGGCCGCCTACTTTCATCTGGTGTTTAATAAGGCATCGTCCAAGGGTGGTTACCTGGAGGTATGGAACCGTGTCGTCAGCCGGAATATTACCGTCCGGAACTCGGAGTCCGCATTCAACCGCCGTCAGGGAATTACGGTCGGCGGAGCCGACAATGTACTAATTTTTGGAAATCTGCTTCATGACATAAAGGGGACAGCGCCGCAATCCGGCATTGATGTGGAAGGAGGATACGGGGAGAATGGCTACCTGAATACAAACATCACCATTAAAAACAACCAGTTCTATAACAACGCCGTGTACGATGTCATTCTTTATGACGGCCGGAACGCCTGGGTGGACGGCAATCATTTTGCTTCCAAGGAAGCGATCGGGCTTGCAGTCTCCCCGCCTTTTACAAACGCCTGGGTGTCCGATAACCATTTTGACGGGGCGCGCATTTATGCTTATCATGACGTCACCCTGCGGAACAATGAACTGAATGATTCCATTACCTATTTCGAGGGGCCGAATATCGTCATTGATGGAATGGAGATAACGAACGGCACGCTCGCCTTGAGCGCGAAGGATGCTTACGGAATCAAGGTCTCCAATGTCAATATCAACATTACGAAAAAAGTGGAAGCGGGCCTAAGCATCAGCAAAAATCCGCTGCGTCTGTCCAATGTTACGATTACCGGGGAGCCGGCTCTGCGGAGCTTGACCGGGAATACGGTTTCAGGAAGCGTGTTCGATCATCTGAAGATCATCCGCTATAACTCCGATTACGGGCTTTCTCTGCCGCCGGGAACGTATAAGGATTGCCAGTTTGAAGCATCCGAAGAAGGGAAGTTCGGCACGCTTTCCGCTGCACTGGCGGGAGATTATTTGTTTGACGGCTGTACCTTCAAAGGCAATGTCCAAGGGGCGGGTCTGCTGTACGCAGAGAATAAGCAATTAAATCTGACGGTGAAGAACTCCACTTTTGAATTACCCGGCGGCAGCGCGCAGGCGGTTAGTATACAGGCGGCTCGAAGCGCCGTTGTGGAGAATAATGTGGTTAATGCCAATAACCTTGCCTCAAGCAGCGCGGAGCTCATCAAGATCAACGACTACTGGAAGCGGAACGATCCATACGATGTGCTGAGCGCGGTGATTCGAAAGAACAAAATTACAACCAATCTGCCGGCAAAAGGAATCTCGACCGAGTATGCAGGCGTGGGCGCACCTCCTTATACGATAGAGGGTAACATTCTGGTTAAAGCGAAGCTCTCGCTAAAAGCAAATGATAGATTCAATAATAATATATTGCAGTAA
- a CDS encoding sugar-binding transcriptional regulator, whose protein sequence is MTEKNKDRFRLLVKICQLYYEEGLNQMEIAKRLGISRPHVSRMLTAAKNEGIVRISINNPFSAEQELEKSLIDAFGIQDALVVDSSDMEPAGLPALLGRAGAALLESVLRDGDIVGIMAGHTIGCTAEEMDYFARDGLQFVPLVGGWGSDGAAWHASTNAMAFANKLKSKYSMFHAPALVANEETGMLLRQEPEIANVLELAKSSRVAVVSIGEVSEEATMVKSGSFSGEDMAALKKLGAAANLCASFLDERGQVIGFPGSNRLIGLTARELRAIPMVIGIAGGAVKVTAITAALKGRWIDVLVTDSETARDIVAISSPNEGNGKGE, encoded by the coding sequence ATGACGGAGAAGAATAAAGATCGCTTCCGATTATTAGTAAAGATTTGCCAGCTGTATTACGAGGAAGGGCTGAACCAAATGGAAATCGCCAAACGACTGGGGATATCCCGTCCTCATGTAAGCCGGATGCTGACAGCCGCCAAGAATGAAGGGATTGTACGTATTTCGATCAATAATCCGTTTTCAGCCGAACAGGAACTTGAAAAGTCGCTCATCGATGCCTTCGGCATTCAAGATGCGCTGGTTGTCGATTCTTCTGATATGGAACCTGCCGGGCTTCCTGCCCTGCTGGGCCGAGCTGGCGCCGCGCTGCTCGAATCCGTACTGAGGGATGGCGATATAGTCGGCATTATGGCAGGGCATACGATAGGCTGCACAGCCGAGGAGATGGATTATTTTGCACGGGACGGACTGCAATTTGTCCCCCTGGTTGGAGGGTGGGGATCGGATGGCGCGGCCTGGCATGCAAGCACCAATGCCATGGCTTTTGCGAACAAGCTGAAATCCAAATACTCGATGTTTCACGCGCCTGCATTGGTGGCAAACGAAGAGACCGGCATGCTGTTGCGGCAAGAGCCGGAGATTGCAAATGTGCTGGAGCTAGCCAAGAGCAGCCGTGTAGCGGTTGTAAGCATTGGCGAAGTAAGCGAAGAAGCGACCATGGTCAAATCGGGGAGCTTTAGCGGGGAGGATATGGCAGCTCTGAAAAAGCTGGGCGCCGCTGCCAATCTGTGCGCATCCTTTCTGGATGAAAGAGGACAGGTGATCGGCTTTCCGGGCAGCAACCGGCTGATTGGTCTGACCGCCCGGGAGCTTCGCGCGATACCCATGGTCATCGGAATTGCCGGGGGCGCAGTTAAAGTCACGGCTATTACAGCGGCGCTCAAGGGCAGATGGATTGATGTTCTGGTGACGGATTCGGAGACGGCGCGAGATATTGTTGCCATATCATCACCCAACGAAGGAAACGGGAAAGGAGAATAA
- the trpB gene encoding tryptophan synthase subunit beta, whose product MMSGHKTVFQTISAAAEALVKDDGYYGNYGGSFIPEILVPAFAEIKEHFAAIKQDEAFWQEYCSLLADYSGRPTPLTYADRLTDYFGRAKIYVKREDLNHTGAHKLNNALGQVLLAKKMGKTRVIAETGAGQHGVATATAAAKLGLTATIYMGREDMERQYSNVFWMKRLGAEVIAVDYGSRTLKDAINEALRDWVSSFETTHYVLGTASGAHPFPAIVSYFQAVIGIEAKEQILRAEGRLPSRVYACVGGGSNALGVFQAFYPHGDVELVGVEAGGEGQGSGRHAARIAYGEGKAGVAQGFKTLFLQNNDGQMKDTYSLAAGLDYVGVSPILADLSERGRVRFTAATDTEVVEALEIIMKTEGLIPALESTHAFAGAFNDITESSGSDIFIINMSGRGDKDIFNVAEGLQDDEWKAFIRRKARQFENAAR is encoded by the coding sequence ATGATGTCCGGGCATAAAACGGTATTTCAAACGATATCCGCTGCGGCTGAAGCATTGGTAAAAGACGATGGTTACTATGGGAATTACGGAGGCTCGTTCATACCCGAAATCCTTGTCCCCGCATTTGCGGAAATCAAGGAGCATTTTGCAGCTATTAAACAGGATGAAGCGTTCTGGCAAGAGTATTGTTCACTGCTGGCGGATTACTCGGGGCGCCCTACTCCGCTTACCTATGCGGATCGGCTAACCGATTATTTCGGCCGCGCGAAGATTTATGTTAAACGCGAGGATTTGAATCATACCGGCGCCCACAAGCTGAACAACGCGCTCGGTCAAGTCCTGCTGGCGAAGAAAATGGGGAAAACGCGCGTCATAGCCGAAACGGGGGCGGGACAGCATGGAGTGGCTACCGCTACCGCAGCGGCGAAGCTTGGGCTCACGGCTACCATATATATGGGCCGGGAGGATATGGAACGTCAGTATTCCAATGTTTTTTGGATGAAACGGCTGGGGGCTGAAGTCATCGCCGTCGATTACGGTTCACGAACGTTGAAGGATGCGATCAACGAAGCGCTGAGAGATTGGGTGTCCAGCTTTGAGACGACGCATTACGTTCTGGGAACCGCATCGGGCGCGCATCCTTTCCCTGCCATTGTGTCCTACTTTCAGGCTGTGATCGGTATAGAAGCCAAAGAACAGATTTTGCGGGCGGAAGGCCGGCTGCCAAGCCGGGTCTACGCCTGTGTTGGCGGCGGATCGAACGCCCTTGGTGTATTTCAAGCGTTCTATCCGCATGGCGATGTTGAGCTGGTGGGGGTTGAAGCGGGCGGAGAAGGTCAGGGGTCCGGCAGGCATGCGGCCCGGATTGCTTACGGTGAAGGCAAGGCGGGCGTCGCTCAAGGATTTAAGACCCTTTTTCTGCAAAATAACGACGGGCAAATGAAGGATACGTACAGCCTTGCTGCGGGCCTCGATTATGTGGGCGTATCTCCGATATTGGCCGACTTGTCCGAGCGGGGCAGGGTGCGGTTCACGGCTGCAACCGATACGGAGGTAGTGGAAGCGCTGGAGATTATCATGAAGACGGAAGGGCTGATTCCCGCGCTGGAGTCCACGCATGCTTTTGCGGGAGCGTTTAACGATATCACGGAATCTTCGGGGTCTGATATCTTCATAATTAATATGTCCGGACGCGGGGATAAAGACATTTTTAATGTAGCGGAGGGATTGCAAGATGATGAATGGAAAGCATTTATCCGGAGAAAAGCCCGGCAATTCGAAAATGCGGCTCGCTGA
- the trpA gene encoding tryptophan synthase subunit alpha — protein sequence MMNGKHLSGEKPGNSKMRLAERITGSPSGQPIQIMTHQILGYPDFDTNYEMIRLFQESGARFVELQLPFSEPIADGPVFLHANQASLASGTTTKQCLEFAERVVTDFPGLSFLFMTYYNVVIQYGIEEFVKACAAIGIQGLIVPDAYPEESQEFMEACRQNGVEPILIVTPYTSSERLVYLSAVTGGFLYCAARKGVTGTKTSFGKETEAFITRVRSIARTPIAVGFGIQSDQDVRFLEGKCDIAIIGTQILTVLEQEGLSGVKRFLKTIIPA from the coding sequence ATGATGAATGGAAAGCATTTATCCGGAGAAAAGCCCGGCAATTCGAAAATGCGGCTCGCTGAACGGATTACAGGCAGCCCATCCGGGCAGCCGATCCAGATCATGACTCACCAAATTCTCGGCTATCCGGATTTTGACACGAATTATGAAATGATTCGTTTGTTTCAAGAGAGCGGTGCCCGCTTTGTCGAGCTTCAATTGCCCTTCTCGGAGCCCATTGCGGACGGACCGGTGTTTCTGCATGCCAATCAAGCATCGCTGGCGAGCGGAACAACAACGAAACAATGCCTGGAATTCGCGGAGCGTGTGGTCACGGATTTTCCCGGCCTCTCCTTTTTGTTCATGACCTATTATAACGTTGTCATTCAGTATGGGATTGAAGAGTTCGTTAAAGCGTGCGCCGCAATAGGCATTCAGGGTCTGATTGTGCCGGACGCCTACCCTGAGGAGAGCCAGGAATTTATGGAGGCTTGCCGTCAAAATGGGGTGGAGCCTATCCTGATCGTTACGCCGTATACATCCAGCGAGCGCCTTGTTTATCTGTCGGCAGTAACCGGCGGCTTTCTGTACTGTGCGGCGCGAAAGGGAGTGACTGGGACGAAGACTTCATTTGGCAAGGAGACAGAAGCATTTATCACTCGCGTCCGCAGCATAGCCAGAACTCCAATCGCTGTAGGATTCGGCATCCAGAGCGATCAAGATGTGCGTTTTTTGGAGGGCAAATGCGATATAGCAATCATCGGGACGCAGATCCTAACCGTACTTGAGCAAGAGGGGCTTTCCGGTGTTAAGCGCTTCTTAAAGACGATCATCCCCGCCTGA